In Oscillatoria salina IIICB1, one genomic interval encodes:
- a CDS encoding RNA-guided endonuclease InsQ/TnpB family protein: MLVLEYKVKPKPQQVAAIEEAIRTSQFVRNKVLRFWMDNRGVGKAELFRYNTALRNEFEFVKDLNSHACQTAVERTLRAITRFYENCKQQKPGKKGYPKFKKHSRSVEYKVSGWKLDESTKKHITFTDKKGIGRLKLIGSRDIQYFQPEQIKRVRIVRRADGYYVQFSIKLDPRDTVKPLTPTQKAVGIDVGLKFFIADSQGNTEVAPQYYRKAEKHLNRLNRRKSNKYRKGKKPQSNNYHKARQRSAKKHLKVSRQREEYCKRIALRLIQSNDLVAYENLNVKGMVKNRRLAKSITDAGWTTFRQWLEYFADKYGKLAIAVPPHNTSQNCSNCGEKVEKSLSTRTHVCHHCRFVCDRDWNAAINILQKALYIVGRTKIYASGETSSWLVGEILLANEDSLNEESTSF, from the coding sequence ATGTTGGTCTTGGAGTACAAGGTTAAGCCAAAGCCACAACAAGTAGCTGCCATTGAAGAGGCGATTCGGACAAGTCAGTTTGTGCGAAATAAAGTGCTTCGCTTCTGGATGGATAATAGAGGTGTAGGTAAAGCTGAACTCTTTAGATACAACACAGCATTAAGAAATGAGTTTGAATTTGTCAAAGACTTAAACTCCCATGCTTGTCAAACTGCGGTTGAAAGAACACTGAGAGCAATTACTCGCTTTTACGAGAATTGTAAACAACAAAAACCAGGAAAAAAGGGCTATCCAAAGTTCAAGAAGCACTCACGCTCTGTAGAGTACAAAGTTTCGGGTTGGAAGTTGGATGAAAGCACCAAGAAGCATATCACCTTCACCGATAAAAAAGGAATAGGGAGACTAAAGTTAATTGGTTCTAGAGACATTCAATACTTTCAGCCAGAGCAAATTAAACGGGTCAGAATTGTCAGGAGAGCAGACGGATATTATGTCCAATTCTCGATTAAATTAGACCCCAGAGATACCGTAAAACCTTTAACTCCTACTCAGAAGGCTGTAGGAATTGATGTGGGTTTGAAGTTTTTCATTGCTGATAGTCAGGGGAATACAGAAGTAGCCCCTCAATACTATAGAAAAGCAGAAAAACATCTTAATAGACTCAACCGTAGAAAATCAAATAAGTACCGCAAAGGCAAAAAGCCACAGTCCAATAATTATCACAAAGCAAGACAGCGATCTGCCAAAAAGCATTTAAAAGTAAGTAGGCAACGAGAAGAGTATTGCAAGAGAATTGCACTCCGTTTAATCCAATCTAACGATTTGGTCGCCTATGAAAATTTGAATGTCAAAGGCATGGTGAAGAATCGTCGTCTAGCTAAATCGATAACGGACGCAGGATGGACAACTTTCCGTCAATGGTTAGAATACTTTGCAGACAAATATGGGAAATTAGCCATTGCTGTTCCTCCCCATAATACTTCTCAAAACTGCTCCAACTGTGGAGAGAAAGTAGAAAAATCTCTATCGACGAGAACTCATGTTTGTCATCATTGTAGGTTTGTTTGCGACCGGGACTGGAACGCGGCGATAAACATTCTGCAAAAAGCTTTATATATCGTGGGGCGCACGAAAATCTACGCTTCAGGAGAAACTTCCTCTTGGTTGGTTGGAGAAATCCTGTTAGCCAACGAAGATTCGTTGAATGAAGAATCTACGTCCTTCTAG
- a CDS encoding DUF1350 family protein has translation MIWQEISGGWVLLPRNPIGIVHFLGGAFVATAPQITYRWLLEELGKAGFAVVATPFLNTLDHTAIARDVLNRFETIHHRLLVTNALEKRYLPIYGIGHSMGCKLHLLIGSLFSVDRAGNILISYNNYPVRQAIPFAAQFNLTPVFNVEFTPSPEETNELIAEAYQIRRNLLIKFTNDTIDQTIILNPVLETKFPRMVAMQTLPGTHTTPLAQDVNWQAGNEFTPLDAIAQFVKQSFSRDLYRLKQEVLRWLNPVVLS, from the coding sequence ATGATTTGGCAAGAAATTTCCGGTGGTTGGGTGTTACTTCCCCGAAATCCTATCGGTATTGTACATTTTCTCGGCGGGGCGTTTGTCGCTACAGCCCCTCAAATTACTTATCGCTGGTTATTGGAAGAATTGGGGAAAGCTGGTTTTGCAGTAGTTGCGACACCTTTTCTCAATACCTTAGATCATACAGCGATCGCGCGAGATGTCCTCAATCGTTTCGAGACAATTCACCATCGCTTATTAGTGACGAATGCTTTGGAAAAACGGTATCTCCCCATCTATGGAATTGGACATAGTATGGGTTGTAAACTACATTTATTGATTGGAAGTCTCTTTTCCGTCGATCGCGCTGGTAATATCTTAATTTCTTACAATAATTATCCCGTGCGTCAAGCAATTCCTTTCGCAGCCCAATTTAATCTTACTCCGGTTTTCAATGTCGAGTTTACACCTTCCCCAGAGGAAACCAACGAATTAATCGCTGAAGCTTACCAAATTCGTCGCAATTTATTGATTAAGTTTACCAACGATACCATCGACCAAACGATTATTTTAAATCCTGTCTTAGAAACTAAATTTCCTCGCATGGTAGCCATGCAAACTCTACCTGGAACTCATACTACACCTTTAGCGCAAGATGTCAACTGGCAAGCCGGAAATGAATTTACTCCCCTCGATGCGATCGCGCAATTCGTCAAACAAAGCTTTTCTCGCGATCTTTATCGTCTCAAACAAGAAGTTTTGCGTTGGTTAAACCCCGTCGTTTTAAGTTAA